A genomic window from Sulfurospirillum diekertiae includes:
- a CDS encoding dioxygenase family protein has translation MSEIMPSLFLGHGSPMNLILENSFTEALEALSKELPAPKAILVISAHWYTTQTAVSISSGIAYETLYDFYGFPPSLYELSYPSPTNNTLSKRIADLLDVPLVERGLDHGAWMPLHFLFPKANIPIIQLSLNKNLPLALHVKMGEQLKVLREEGIMIIGSGNITHNLGLVDFYNINAPAVEWAKNVDTFVDKAFTCNDTDALIRIESLCPDFKTAHPAIDHYLPLLYIAGTRKEEDEINVITPFFQNASLSMRGFMLH, from the coding sequence ATGTCAGAAATTATGCCTAGCCTCTTTTTGGGACATGGATCACCCATGAATTTGATTTTGGAAAATAGCTTCACAGAAGCCTTAGAAGCCCTTTCCAAAGAGCTTCCTGCACCCAAAGCCATTCTGGTTATCTCCGCGCACTGGTACACCACACAAACGGCAGTGAGCATCAGTTCAGGTATTGCGTATGAGACGTTGTACGATTTTTACGGCTTCCCTCCTTCTCTTTATGAGCTGAGTTATCCATCACCCACAAATAATACCCTCTCCAAACGCATCGCTGATCTTTTGGATGTGCCTTTAGTAGAGCGAGGATTAGATCATGGCGCATGGATGCCCTTGCACTTTCTCTTCCCCAAAGCCAACATTCCGATCATACAACTCAGCCTCAATAAAAACCTTCCACTCGCTTTACATGTAAAGATGGGAGAGCAACTTAAAGTGCTCCGTGAAGAGGGCATTATGATCATTGGCAGTGGGAACATCACGCACAATTTAGGGCTGGTTGATTTTTACAATATCAATGCTCCCGCCGTAGAATGGGCCAAAAATGTTGATACTTTTGTCGACAAAGCATTTACATGTAACGATACGGATGCACTGATCAGAATTGAGTCGTTGTGCCCTGATTTTAAAACGGCACACCCAGCCATCGATCACTATTTACCACTGCTTTACATCGCAGGGACACGCAAAGAAGAAGATGAAATCAACGTCATTACACCCTTTTTCCAAAACGCTAGCCTCTCCATGCGAGGTTTCATGCTCCATTAA
- a CDS encoding methyl-accepting chemotaxis protein has protein sequence MFQTVQAKLLFLLAIILIGTLGLSYLLMSNGNHAQTAVAKVQTIGKLPRYTAELLMYSRGYQISYNQKFMDDSYQAQTNLIQAIDDLRPLLTSAKEIELLDVIHKGVEEFKASSTPRFEMLKKYKETTNSPEFLATAEGKKFTELTNIGRTAFISISKNSDELSKLIERDAGTTLNKAQHMGIVMALLILGFTTFLFRYIALKIKKSLTKAAQECEYIGRTKDLSHSIEIMGNDEIADIMRTINALFDHLCMAIDDAKRTAMENAAVAEELSSTSLQIGKRTEETDQEVDHAVNTTKKVASILHTSEENAQHAGVVMQNVAHELNNASEEVLAVSNDLQTVVVNQTDLSARLEQLDQEVSQVQQVLLVISDIAEQTNLLALNAAIEAARAGEQGRGFAVVADEVRKLAERTQKSLVESNSTVAVITQSVNTTSDLMKKNAKEIQSLGHRAENTQQLMLKTVSSMNATASIAEGSAHEAKQGSSEAAVMLERVATIHKLTSTNARSVEEIASAAEHLAKLSTNLSHALSAFKTA, from the coding sequence ATGTTTCAGACCGTCCAAGCAAAACTGCTTTTTTTACTGGCGATTATTCTCATAGGTACTTTAGGGCTTAGTTATTTGCTGATGTCCAATGGAAATCATGCGCAAACAGCTGTGGCAAAAGTGCAGACCATCGGTAAACTTCCACGCTATACAGCAGAGCTTTTGATGTACTCTAGAGGCTATCAAATTTCATACAATCAAAAATTTATGGACGATTCCTATCAAGCCCAAACTAACCTCATTCAAGCCATTGATGACCTCAGACCTTTGCTCACCTCAGCCAAAGAAATTGAACTTTTGGATGTCATTCATAAAGGCGTCGAGGAGTTTAAAGCCTCTAGCACACCGCGCTTTGAAATGCTAAAAAAATACAAAGAGACAACAAACTCGCCTGAATTTCTGGCTACTGCAGAGGGCAAAAAATTTACAGAGCTGACCAACATCGGCAGAACTGCTTTCATTTCGATCTCAAAAAATTCCGATGAACTCTCTAAACTCATCGAACGCGATGCAGGCACCACGCTCAACAAGGCACAACATATGGGAATTGTCATGGCACTTCTCATTTTAGGGTTCACTACATTTCTGTTCAGATACATCGCCCTTAAAATTAAAAAATCCCTCACCAAAGCAGCGCAGGAGTGTGAGTACATTGGGCGTACGAAAGATTTGAGCCATTCGATTGAGATTATGGGAAATGATGAAATTGCTGACATTATGCGCACAATCAATGCTCTTTTTGATCACTTATGCATGGCGATTGATGATGCTAAACGCACCGCGATGGAAAATGCCGCTGTGGCAGAAGAGCTCTCTTCCACCTCCCTTCAAATCGGAAAACGTACCGAAGAGACAGACCAAGAAGTCGATCATGCGGTCAATACCACCAAGAAAGTTGCAAGTATTTTACATACCAGCGAAGAAAATGCTCAACATGCGGGCGTAGTGATGCAAAATGTTGCCCATGAACTCAATAATGCTTCAGAAGAAGTCCTTGCTGTCTCAAATGACCTTCAAACCGTTGTTGTCAATCAAACCGATCTATCCGCACGTTTAGAACAACTTGATCAAGAGGTTTCCCAAGTCCAACAAGTCCTTTTGGTGATCTCCGATATTGCAGAGCAAACCAATCTTTTGGCACTCAATGCCGCCATTGAAGCAGCACGTGCAGGGGAACAAGGGCGTGGATTTGCCGTTGTCGCTGACGAAGTGCGAAAACTCGCTGAACGTACTCAAAAAAGCCTTGTAGAGAGTAACTCTACCGTTGCAGTTATTACCCAATCCGTCAATACAACATCCGATCTTATGAAAAAGAATGCGAAAGAGATTCAGTCTCTTGGACACCGAGCAGAAAACACCCAACAATTGATGCTTAAAACCGTCAGTAGCATGAATGCAACCGCAAGCATTGCAGAAGGTTCTGCACACGAAGCCAAACAGGGAAGCAGTGAAGCTGCTGTTATGTTAGAGCGTGTTGCAACCATTCATAAACTCACCTCTACCAATGCCAGAAGCGTCGAAGAGATCGCAAGTGCAGCAGAACACCTCGCCAAACTTTCCACCAATCTCAGCCACGCACTCTCCGCCTTTAAAACAGCCTAA
- a CDS encoding lysophospholipid acyltransferase family protein — MVDVEKALHLKYPSIVYYPTIVKNCLIYLLKKLLHQDEINTFLIHGEAYRGFDFVEAVLEYFNFGYTVSNKDKANIPSSGRVIIVANHPLGALDALSLIALIKEIRSDVKVIANDVLMQIEPLQSLLIPIDNISGATAKESIKKVYDALENDEALIVFPSGEVSRAHPTGIKDTKWKKGFLKFAQKSNSPILPIYIDAKNSPLFYTISMINKKLSMILLASEMFKKRSKVINFKVGEMIAYKTLQKSELGENTLINLLKKHLYKISKGKKGIFATQTAIAHPEERKAIRSELKKSTLLGQTSDGKKIYLYEYESGSILMREIGRLREFTFRKVEEGTGGKRDVDLFDKHYKHIVLWDDEELEVVGAYRIGEANFISEYFSVDGFYSQTLFEFTPEFEPYLHNSIELGRSFVQPRYWGSRALDYLWQGIGAYLFQNPHIRYMYGPVSLSDVYPKIAKNLIVTFYALYFSTPKELVSARNRFFMSKAEKEEAQAFFKGNDYKEDFTVLKEQLSSMDLSVPTLYKQYTELCEEGGILFLDFNIDKEFANCVDSFILVDITKIKEAKKTRYIKGA, encoded by the coding sequence ATGGTTGATGTTGAAAAAGCATTACACCTCAAGTATCCTAGTATTGTCTATTATCCAACAATTGTGAAAAATTGTCTGATTTATCTGCTGAAAAAACTCTTGCATCAAGATGAGATTAACACCTTTCTTATTCATGGGGAAGCGTATCGTGGATTTGACTTTGTGGAAGCCGTTTTGGAGTATTTCAATTTTGGCTACACGGTTTCTAATAAAGATAAAGCCAATATCCCTTCTTCTGGTCGTGTGATCATTGTTGCCAATCATCCCTTAGGTGCATTGGATGCGCTTTCACTCATTGCACTCATCAAAGAGATACGTAGCGATGTCAAAGTGATTGCTAATGATGTTTTAATGCAGATAGAGCCTTTACAGAGTTTGCTCATTCCCATCGACAATATATCTGGTGCTACGGCAAAAGAGTCAATCAAGAAAGTCTACGATGCGCTTGAAAATGATGAAGCGCTCATCGTTTTTCCCTCAGGTGAAGTGTCACGTGCGCATCCAACTGGCATCAAAGATACGAAATGGAAAAAAGGGTTCCTCAAATTTGCACAAAAGAGCAATTCGCCTATTTTGCCTATTTATATTGATGCTAAAAATTCACCGCTATTTTATACGATTTCGATGATTAACAAAAAGCTTTCGATGATTTTGCTTGCCAGTGAGATGTTTAAAAAGCGCTCTAAAGTGATCAACTTCAAAGTGGGTGAAATGATTGCCTATAAAACGCTTCAAAAGTCAGAGCTCGGCGAAAATACATTGATTAATTTGCTCAAAAAACATCTCTATAAAATCAGTAAAGGTAAAAAAGGGATTTTTGCAACACAAACCGCTATCGCCCATCCTGAAGAGCGCAAAGCAATTCGCTCTGAGCTTAAAAAGTCAACACTTTTGGGTCAAACCAGCGATGGCAAAAAAATCTATCTCTACGAATACGAGAGTGGCTCTATTTTGATGCGCGAAATTGGACGACTTAGAGAGTTTACGTTTCGAAAAGTGGAAGAGGGGACGGGTGGAAAACGCGATGTTGACCTTTTTGACAAACACTATAAACACATTGTATTATGGGATGATGAAGAGCTTGAGGTGGTAGGAGCATACCGCATTGGAGAGGCGAATTTTATTAGCGAATATTTTAGTGTAGATGGCTTTTACTCACAAACTCTGTTTGAGTTTACTCCTGAATTTGAGCCCTATTTACATAACTCCATTGAACTAGGACGAAGCTTCGTGCAACCGCGTTATTGGGGAAGTAGGGCGCTGGATTACCTCTGGCAAGGTATTGGAGCGTATCTGTTTCAAAACCCGCATATTCGTTACATGTACGGTCCTGTGAGTTTGAGTGATGTTTATCCCAAGATTGCCAAAAATCTTATTGTGACCTTTTATGCACTCTATTTTTCAACACCCAAAGAGTTGGTGAGTGCACGCAATCGTTTTTTTATGAGCAAAGCGGAAAAAGAAGAGGCGCAAGCCTTTTTTAAAGGCAATGACTATAAAGAGGATTTTACCGTTCTTAAAGAGCAGCTTTCCTCGATGGATCTCAGTGTTCCAACGCTTTACAAACAATACACCGAACTGTGCGAAGAGGGTGGCATTTTATTTTTAGATTTTAACATCGACAAAGAGTTTGCCAACTGCGTGGACAGCTTTATTTTGGTGGATATTACCAAGATAAAAGAAGCTAAAAAGACGCGTTATATCAAAGGTGCATAA
- a CDS encoding phosphate signaling complex PhoU family protein, producing MLQKYEERLSEIKKMLLGLGSDIIMASEKALSGMESLDVTRFESARTLLKNVETQANAIDNEIVVTLALFGPEAKDLRKMVAYLKITNELVKIAENIRSFSKRMALHLQGDVPLISLHEYSTHLCKTSVQAVTLALGTIDIGDKDTLEDTYRKVKVEESKSDDLYSILEKNILSDITKTIDQSADFIQILSTMRKLERMADRSVNIVQLMIFSRVGGEMKTY from the coding sequence ATGCTTCAAAAGTATGAAGAAAGACTCAGTGAAATCAAAAAAATGCTCTTGGGTTTAGGATCAGATATTATCATGGCAAGTGAAAAAGCACTGAGTGGCATGGAAAGTTTAGATGTGACTCGTTTTGAATCTGCTCGCACTTTACTCAAAAATGTGGAGACTCAAGCTAATGCGATTGATAATGAAATTGTTGTGACATTAGCGCTTTTTGGACCTGAAGCAAAAGACCTTCGTAAAATGGTTGCTTACCTTAAAATCACCAATGAACTTGTCAAAATTGCTGAAAATATCCGCAGTTTCAGTAAGCGTATGGCACTCCATCTTCAAGGCGATGTACCATTGATCTCACTACACGAATACTCAACACACCTTTGCAAAACCTCTGTTCAAGCCGTTACGTTAGCCCTTGGCACGATTGATATTGGCGATAAAGATACGCTTGAAGACACGTATCGAAAAGTCAAAGTGGAAGAGAGCAAAAGTGACGATCTTTACTCTATTTTGGAAAAAAATATCTTAAGTGACATTACAAAAACCATCGATCAATCCGCTGATTTTATTCAGATTTTAAGTACCATGCGCAAGTTAGAACGTATGGCAGATCGCAGTGTCAATATCGTCCAACTGATGATTTTTTCACGTGTGGGTGGAGAGATGAAAACCTATTAA
- a CDS encoding response regulator transcription factor has protein sequence MKQTILIIEDEEDLLELLEYHLQKEGYETLGFLSSKNVEKCLQEEPIDLLIVDRNLPGVEGSEFVESLRKKGFTQAVIFVTAKDSDTNIEEGFVRGGDDYVTKPYNMKELLLRIKAILSRTAPKNEKSLLSYRDLSLDLEAHRLHVNTKEVELTKLEFDLLRTLIENKSSVLSREFLLEHVWKNDEFFQDKTVNVAINRLKQKIDPTKEKEYIKSIWGVGYTLC, from the coding sequence ATGAAACAGACTATTTTGATTATTGAAGATGAGGAAGATCTTTTAGAACTTTTAGAATATCATTTACAAAAAGAAGGCTATGAAACACTCGGTTTTTTAAGCAGTAAAAATGTTGAAAAGTGCCTTCAAGAAGAGCCCATCGACCTCCTCATCGTTGATCGAAATTTACCCGGAGTGGAAGGCAGTGAGTTTGTTGAGAGCCTACGCAAAAAAGGGTTCACACAAGCCGTTATTTTTGTCACAGCCAAAGACAGTGATACAAACATTGAAGAAGGTTTTGTGCGAGGAGGAGACGACTACGTTACTAAACCGTACAATATGAAAGAGCTTCTTTTACGCATCAAAGCGATTCTCTCTCGTACTGCACCCAAAAATGAAAAATCATTACTCTCTTACCGTGACCTCAGTCTCGATCTTGAAGCACACCGTTTACATGTAAACACCAAAGAGGTCGAACTCACCAAGCTTGAGTTTGACCTCTTACGCACCCTCATTGAAAACAAAAGTTCTGTTTTAAGCCGTGAATTTTTACTCGAGCATGTGTGGAAAAATGATGAATTTTTTCAAGATAAAACAGTCAATGTCGCCATCAATCGTCTCAAACAAAAGATAGATCCCACCAAAGAAAAAGAGTACATCAAGTCTATTTGGGGAGTAGGATACACTTTATGCTAA
- a CDS encoding sensor histidine kinase: MLMLHQHITRALLALFLTTLLLSGAISYFAIKSDNIDHYRNNLESHINILVRELPQMNDLDSFAKRFRESTDIRFTLINEEGMVVTDSDHDSETMDNHSHREEMIKAGKASFGYSIRFSDTMKSNFLYVAHRFSMNDHVYFLRLAKNIDTIMHNFYALWFKIAIIFTVTILMGLYGAYRFSQKIRQEIDNIVENLQQIADKDYRIKLSSHFSMEFLEISNYLKKLASKLEKRAKQKRKYTAKIKLISQQRSDVISAISHEFKNPIASIMGYAQTLLDDPNTNAQIRERFLGKIVQNGQKISNMIDRLALTTKFENGDFTTQNTTFDLVKLTQEIAQSFREKQPTRTIHTELPAMYMVSADRTMIELVITNLIDNALKYSEESITLVLENDALHVKDQGMGIKSEEIEKVTQKFYRSNSHSWDNSMGLGLALVNYILKLHNTTLEIQSSLGVGSDFSFKLPSN; the protein is encoded by the coding sequence ATGCTAATGCTCCACCAACACATTACACGAGCACTCCTTGCACTTTTTTTAACAACACTTTTGCTCTCAGGTGCGATTAGCTACTTCGCCATCAAAAGTGACAATATCGATCACTATCGCAACAACCTTGAATCCCATATCAATATTTTAGTACGTGAATTACCTCAAATGAACGACCTTGATAGTTTTGCAAAACGCTTTCGAGAGAGTACCGATATTCGTTTTACACTTATTAACGAAGAGGGTATGGTCGTTACCGACAGTGACCATGACAGCGAAACGATGGATAACCACTCGCATCGTGAAGAGATGATTAAAGCGGGCAAAGCCTCTTTTGGTTACTCTATCCGTTTCTCCGATACCATGAAAAGTAATTTTTTATACGTGGCACACCGCTTTAGTATGAATGATCATGTTTACTTTTTACGATTGGCAAAAAACATCGACACCATTATGCATAACTTCTATGCCTTATGGTTTAAAATCGCCATTATCTTTACCGTGACAATTCTAATGGGATTGTATGGGGCGTATCGTTTTAGTCAAAAAATTCGACAAGAGATCGATAACATTGTCGAAAACCTTCAGCAAATTGCTGACAAAGATTATAGAATTAAACTCTCTTCACACTTTAGTATGGAGTTTTTAGAAATTTCCAATTATCTCAAAAAGCTAGCCTCCAAACTGGAAAAAAGAGCCAAACAAAAACGAAAATACACCGCTAAGATCAAGCTGATTAGTCAACAACGTAGCGATGTTATCTCTGCCATTAGCCATGAGTTTAAAAACCCTATCGCTTCCATCATGGGATACGCGCAAACGCTTTTGGATGATCCCAATACCAATGCACAAATTAGAGAGCGCTTTTTAGGGAAAATTGTTCAAAATGGGCAGAAAATTTCCAATATGATCGACCGTTTAGCGCTAACAACCAAATTTGAAAATGGTGATTTTACAACCCAAAACACCACATTTGACCTAGTGAAGCTGACTCAAGAAATTGCACAGAGTTTTAGAGAAAAACAGCCTACCCGAACCATTCATACAGAACTTCCTGCAATGTATATGGTATCGGCAGATCGTACGATGATAGAGCTTGTCATCACTAACCTCATCGACAATGCCCTCAAATATTCTGAAGAAAGCATTACCCTTGTTCTTGAGAATGACGCTTTACATGTAAAAGATCAAGGCATGGGTATCAAAAGCGAAGAGATCGAAAAAGTGACTCAAAAATTCTACCGCTCGAATTCACACTCATGGGATAACTCCATGGGACTTGGACTTGCTCTTGTGAACTACATTCTTAAACTTCACAACACTACACTAGAGATACAAAGTAGCTTAGGTGTAGGATCTGATTTTTCGTTTAAATTACCTTCAAACTGA
- a CDS encoding acyl-CoA thioesterase translates to MYNMGEPRIKIVAMPKDTNPSGNIFGGWIMSQMDIAGSLAVRDLNVGRVVTVAVQSMEFREAVKVGDVLSCYAKIMKVGKTSLTVRIEVNAERSIEGAHRCLHVTSAVITYVNVSSDGKKMPIPYTDNELIALGIEVNA, encoded by the coding sequence ATGTACAATATGGGTGAACCGCGCATCAAAATTGTTGCGATGCCAAAAGATACTAACCCCTCTGGTAATATCTTTGGAGGCTGGATTATGTCGCAAATGGACATTGCAGGAAGCCTTGCTGTACGCGATCTCAACGTTGGACGCGTAGTAACGGTTGCCGTACAATCTATGGAGTTTAGAGAAGCCGTTAAAGTAGGTGACGTTCTGAGTTGCTATGCTAAGATCATGAAGGTGGGGAAAACATCCCTTACCGTGCGTATTGAAGTCAATGCCGAACGCTCCATTGAAGGGGCACACCGTTGTTTACATGTAACGAGTGCCGTGATTACCTATGTCAACGTTTCGTCGGATGGTAAAAAAATGCCCATTCCTTATACCGATAACGAACTCATAGCGCTCGGTATTGAAGTAAACGCATAA
- a CDS encoding GDYXXLXY domain-containing protein — MKNMKLLSWICFGLLCVVQLGVIVFQIMSYERILKEGEVFYLKVSPLDPYDPFRGRYVTLRFDTATKAPLAEDETMREHSKAYAIFEHSDQKDSIKEIRFTKPLSGNFLEVNVHPLYQGMTQKEDLSRLVSFSLPFDRFYMREELAPKAEKVLRQNSGITVRAKLRILEGKGVIEDLMVADTPLSQFVLEK; from the coding sequence ATGAAAAATATGAAACTCCTCTCGTGGATTTGTTTTGGGCTTCTGTGTGTAGTACAACTTGGCGTCATTGTTTTTCAGATTATGAGTTATGAGCGCATTCTCAAAGAAGGTGAAGTCTTTTATTTGAAAGTATCGCCACTTGATCCGTATGATCCATTTCGGGGACGCTATGTTACACTTCGTTTTGATACGGCTACAAAAGCACCTCTCGCTGAGGATGAGACTATGAGAGAACATTCTAAAGCGTATGCCATTTTTGAACACAGTGATCAAAAGGATAGCATCAAAGAGATACGCTTTACAAAGCCACTGAGTGGAAATTTTTTGGAAGTGAATGTTCATCCTCTCTATCAAGGTATGACTCAAAAAGAAGATCTCTCAAGACTTGTCTCTTTTTCATTACCATTTGATCGTTTTTACATGCGTGAGGAATTAGCACCAAAAGCTGAAAAAGTTTTAAGACAAAATAGCGGAATAACGGTGAGAGCAAAGCTTAGAATTTTAGAGGGTAAAGGGGTAATCGAGGATTTAATGGTCGCAGATACCCCACTGAGTCAATTTGTTCTTGAGAAGTAA
- a CDS encoding DUF2157 domain-containing protein — MSKETYQWLEKELPSWVQEGIVTDEGAQVLLRRYVGEKTSSRSSGIAFSLLGFALVGLGIISLLAYNWDALGHLERTLFAIVLLVGAQTFSFFVKRYKPNNTALLEGSGIFWFLMMGASLAIIGQTYHLGGTVFDFLSIWLLLSFGIAWLLPSSGAAFLQIFLWTVVWISHRSDLSTLLEMNTDSFLSTWALLGIMLCWLGYYVWQLRTAKNANGTLLLSWGLAISLFLVFLVEILTQTRAMPHLRSMVNYFALFFALYYMAGMLYLSHGEKTWQRPFERIGKFGALFLVLTQVSFRARMWLDGADSMIQAPSQMGWLAISLIVLFVALLVLFLQKVKKVPAEVLVILTPVIFLIYTQLQSHHEVSALASMLFINASLLLGASWMIVCGAKEGRLGLINQGMILIALTVWIHFMDAKFDLVAKGVAFIVTGVLFLVINAFVRRKLRASV; from the coding sequence ATGAGCAAAGAAACTTACCAATGGCTTGAGAAAGAGCTGCCTTCTTGGGTTCAAGAGGGTATTGTTACCGATGAAGGCGCACAGGTACTTTTGCGTCGTTATGTGGGTGAAAAAACGTCTTCTCGCTCTTCAGGTATCGCGTTTAGTCTGCTAGGATTTGCGCTTGTAGGATTGGGCATTATCTCCCTTTTAGCCTACAATTGGGATGCGTTGGGACATCTGGAGCGTACACTGTTCGCCATTGTTCTTTTAGTGGGAGCACAAACGTTTAGTTTTTTTGTGAAGCGCTACAAGCCAAACAACACAGCGTTACTAGAAGGGAGTGGCATTTTTTGGTTTTTGATGATGGGCGCATCGTTGGCGATCATTGGACAGACATACCATTTGGGCGGTACGGTGTTTGATTTTCTGAGTATTTGGCTCTTACTCTCCTTTGGTATTGCATGGTTGCTTCCTTCTTCGGGTGCCGCTTTTTTACAGATCTTTTTGTGGACAGTTGTGTGGATCAGTCATCGAAGTGACTTAAGCACATTGCTGGAAATGAATACAGACTCTTTTCTCAGCACATGGGCACTATTAGGAATTATGCTTTGTTGGCTTGGCTACTATGTGTGGCAACTGAGAACAGCAAAAAATGCCAATGGTACCTTGCTCCTTAGTTGGGGACTTGCGATCTCACTTTTTCTTGTTTTTCTTGTTGAAATCTTAACGCAAACGCGTGCTATGCCTCATTTACGTAGCATGGTGAATTATTTTGCACTTTTCTTTGCACTGTATTACATGGCAGGAATGCTGTATCTTTCGCATGGTGAAAAAACATGGCAACGTCCTTTTGAACGCATCGGAAAATTTGGAGCTTTGTTCTTGGTACTGACTCAGGTTTCATTTCGAGCACGAATGTGGCTGGATGGGGCGGATTCAATGATTCAAGCACCTAGCCAGATGGGTTGGCTGGCAATCAGTCTAATCGTGCTTTTTGTAGCACTGTTAGTGCTATTTTTACAAAAGGTTAAAAAGGTTCCCGCCGAAGTGCTTGTCATACTGACCCCTGTCATTTTCTTGATATACACACAGCTTCAAAGTCATCACGAAGTATCTGCTTTGGCTTCAATGCTCTTTATCAATGCTTCTTTACTCTTGGGGGCTTCGTGGATGATTGTATGCGGTGCCAAAGAGGGGCGTTTAGGACTGATCAATCAAGGGATGATTTTAATCGCATTAACGGTTTGGATTCATTTCATGGATGCTAAGTTTGATTTGGTAGCTAAAGGTGTGGCATTTATTGTTACAGGCGTATTGTTTTTAGTGATCAATGCTTTTGTACGACGAAAGTTGAGGGCAAGCGTATGA
- a CDS encoding DHCW motif cupin fold protein has translation MTNIPFGTTDWENVEKVEHKGESGSAFWRTKQCGSIRVRMVEYTAGYKADHWCQKGHILLCLEGELYTELKNGEVHVLQAGMSYEVADETMAHRSYTPSGAKLFIVD, from the coding sequence ATGACCAACATCCCTTTTGGCACAACCGATTGGGAAAATGTTGAAAAAGTGGAACACAAAGGAGAGAGTGGAAGTGCCTTTTGGCGTACGAAACAGTGCGGAAGTATTCGCGTGCGTATGGTTGAATACACCGCAGGGTATAAAGCCGATCACTGGTGTCAAAAAGGGCATATTCTTTTGTGTTTAGAGGGTGAACTTTATACGGAGCTTAAAAATGGAGAAGTTCACGTTCTTCAAGCGGGTATGAGTTACGAAGTGGCAGATGAGACGATGGCACATCGTTCGTATACACCAAGTGGAGCTAAGCTTTTTATCGTTGATTGA
- a CDS encoding winged helix-turn-helix transcriptional regulator has translation MITTDVKELQCPVALTLDIINDKSKIFIVYILLGGQKRFKDICEAFSQVTQKTVTQKLKELEADHIIERTVFAEVPPRVEYALSPIGLELKKVLDSMHAFGEVYAAKYGCKRDVK, from the coding sequence ATGATAACAACAGACGTAAAAGAGTTGCAATGCCCTGTAGCATTGACATTGGACATTATAAACGACAAAAGTAAAATATTTATCGTTTATATATTATTAGGCGGACAAAAAAGATTTAAAGACATTTGTGAAGCTTTTTCACAAGTGACACAAAAAACAGTGACACAAAAACTTAAAGAGTTAGAAGCCGATCATATTATTGAGCGAACAGTTTTTGCTGAAGTGCCTCCTCGTGTGGAGTATGCGCTTAGCCCTATCGGTTTAGAGCTTAAAAAAGTGCTTGACTCTATGCACGCATTTGGCGAAGTTTATGCCGCAAAATATGGCTGTAAAAGAGATGTAAAGTGA
- a CDS encoding NAD(P)H-dependent oxidoreductase, with the protein MKKTLIIFAHPNITESKVNKALLESIKNEPNITVHDLYATYKTVEAIDVAKEQALLVQYDRIIFQFPLYWYSTPAMLKEWQDKVLGYGFAYGPEGSKLAGKESKIIVSVGSPEYAYQAGAYNNFTLSEYLRPLYSTIVFTGMEFKGIFASYGAMKLTAEALAKDVKTYQTILHTDDWSTSLFKFLAE; encoded by the coding sequence ATGAAAAAAACATTGATTATTTTTGCACACCCCAACATCACGGAGTCCAAAGTCAACAAAGCACTTCTTGAGAGCATCAAAAATGAGCCAAATATCACCGTACATGATCTTTATGCAACGTATAAAACCGTAGAGGCTATTGATGTTGCTAAAGAGCAAGCCCTTTTAGTCCAATATGATCGCATCATTTTCCAATTTCCACTCTACTGGTATAGCACTCCTGCTATGTTAAAAGAGTGGCAAGATAAAGTTTTGGGATATGGTTTTGCATATGGCCCAGAGGGTAGCAAACTGGCAGGAAAAGAGAGCAAAATCATTGTGAGTGTGGGTTCACCTGAGTACGCTTACCAAGCAGGTGCGTACAATAACTTTACGCTCAGTGAATACTTAAGACCGCTTTACTCAACCATTGTCTTTACAGGGATGGAATTTAAAGGGATTTTCGCATCTTATGGGGCGATGAAACTCACCGCAGAAGCGCTTGCAAAGGATGTTAAAACCTACCAAACCATCTTGCATACAGATGACTGGAGCACTTCCCTTTTCAAATTTTTAGCAGAGTAA